From a single Francisella halioticida genomic region:
- a CDS encoding DMT family transporter encodes MYKHLLNNKALMLLLITIIMWSTAFIGIRYLMLNGFSAGGLSLSRYAIASITMLIIFIRQKNKTVPSLLDLTKFAILGFFGFFAYNIFLNSGEARITAASANFITAQAPIVVAF; translated from the coding sequence ATGTATAAGCACCTTTTAAACAATAAGGCATTAATGTTACTTTTAATTACTATTATAATGTGGTCAACTGCTTTTATTGGTATACGTTATTTAATGTTAAATGGTTTTAGTGCTGGAGGATTATCTTTATCTAGATATGCTATAGCTAGTATAACTATGTTAATAATTTTTATTAGGCAAAAAAACAAGACTGTTCCTAGTTTATTAGACCTCACAAAATTTGCTATATTAGGTTTTTTTGGATTTTTTGCATATAATATTTTTTTAAACTCTGGTGAAGCTAGAATTACAGCCGCTAGTGCAAATTTTATTACTGCTCAAGCACCTATTGTTGTAGCATTTTAG
- a CDS encoding DMT family transporter: MLLIYSKEAFVEISSANLTSILVIIYIGIFPGALGYLFWGYAFKNLKATTAIASLYFMPIISIFLGWIFLRETENILGVIGGVISVIGAYIISKYDLNKKTN, encoded by the coding sequence ATGCTTCTTATATATTCTAAAGAAGCGTTTGTTGAGATAAGCTCTGCAAATCTAACTAGTATTTTAGTAATTATTTATATCGGAATTTTCCCTGGAGCTTTAGGATATCTTTTTTGGGGATATGCATTTAAAAATTTAAAAGCAACCACAGCAATTGCATCATTATACTTTATGCCAATAATATCAATATTTCTTGGTTGGATCTTTTTAAGAGAGACAGAAAATATTTTAGGTGTTATCGGTGGAGTTATAAGTGTGATAGGTGCTTATATAATTAGTAAATATGATTTAAATAAAAAAACTAATTAA
- the pheS gene encoding phenylalanine--tRNA ligase subunit alpha, translating into MQIVDQMKDKALEELNLVKDKKSLDDIRVKYLGKKGELTGMMKLIATLPNEEKSKLGQAVNIAKQTLQEAINSKLSHFEKSELNEKLAKEKIDVTLSGVGQNQGSLHPVTKTLNRIESFFKQNGFAIEFGPEIESDYYNFETLNIPSHHPARAMHDTFYIDETHVLRTHTSGVQIRTMEKQEPPIRIIAPGRVYRCDSDVTHTPMFHQVEGLLVEKKVSFADLKGLLHAFLNSFFEKDLKVRFRPSYFPFTEPSAEVDMECVMCNGKGCRVCKHTGWLEVLGCGMVHPKVLKSGNVDSQKYQGFAFGMGVERLSMLRYGINDLRIFFENDLRFLKQF; encoded by the coding sequence ATGCAAATAGTTGATCAAATGAAAGATAAGGCCTTAGAAGAGCTTAATCTTGTCAAAGATAAAAAGTCTCTAGACGATATTAGAGTTAAATATCTCGGTAAAAAAGGTGAGTTAACAGGTATGATGAAGCTAATAGCTACATTACCTAACGAAGAAAAATCTAAATTAGGACAAGCAGTAAATATTGCAAAACAAACTTTACAAGAAGCAATTAACTCAAAACTATCTCACTTTGAAAAGTCAGAACTAAATGAAAAGTTAGCCAAAGAAAAAATTGATGTGACATTGTCTGGCGTAGGGCAAAACCAAGGATCTTTACATCCTGTGACAAAAACTCTAAATAGAATAGAGTCATTTTTTAAACAAAATGGTTTTGCAATTGAATTTGGTCCAGAGATTGAGAGCGACTATTATAACTTTGAAACGCTAAATATACCTTCACATCATCCAGCAAGAGCAATGCATGATACTTTTTATATAGATGAAACGCATGTTCTAAGAACGCATACTTCCGGTGTACAGATTAGAACTATGGAAAAACAGGAGCCACCAATTAGAATAATTGCTCCAGGTAGGGTGTATCGTTGTGATTCTGATGTTACTCATACTCCAATGTTTCATCAGGTTGAGGGATTACTTGTAGAAAAAAAAGTGTCTTTTGCTGATCTAAAAGGTTTATTACATGCATTTTTAAACTCATTTTTTGAAAAAGATTTGAAGGTACGCTTTAGACCGTCATATTTTCCATTTACAGAACCCTCAGCAGAGGTCGATATGGAATGTGTAATGTGTAATGGTAAAGGCTGTAGAGTCTGTAAGCATACTGGTTGGTTAGAAGTACTAGGTTGTGGTATGGTTCATCCTAAAGTTTTAAAATCCGGGAATGTTGATTCTCAAAAATATCAAGGTTTTGCTTTTGGTATGGGAGTTGAAAGATTATCAATGCTTAGATATGGAATTAATGATCTAAGAATATTTTTTGAAAATGATCTACGATTTTTAAAGCAATTTTAA
- a CDS encoding APC family permease yields MINKKLGIFSTSFMGISAIIGSGWLFSPLLAANISGPAALFAWMIGAFIVLVLGLCFSEIASIYPLRGLSAIITTISHNRFFGFPFAIANWLGIVAVIALEADAAVQYLINIFPQFTNLLFLNNHLTIYGNILSAILVLFFSAINFLGVSLLAKTNNIITVIKLFIPIMVIVILGYTVFHKDNFTAVNNTIMPYGFSSVIKTILIAGIIVSFNGFQSIISFSSEIKNPSKTIPISISISIVVCLIIYLLIQTVFIGALPTNMIHNGWHSLSMAAPMIDLLSMIGLGFLSIIIYVGSTATPVGTAINFTGASSRMFTAMSREGQVPRYFDDVHPKYKVSRKSLIFNTIIAMSFIFLFKSWKNLAEVLSIFHILSYLTVPLAMIVFRREKSKSEYGFYMPFGIFICYALFAVFNYLIGFSSVYIVFYSSIVVVIFEVIFILLNIKSNLEEIKTHIFSAIILIIYILLLPVISYLNKILPDFQFVIFIVIFSSFFLYIMTKSE; encoded by the coding sequence ATGATAAACAAAAAACTAGGTATTTTTTCTACAAGTTTTATGGGTATATCGGCCATTATAGGTAGCGGTTGGTTATTTTCTCCATTATTAGCAGCTAATATATCTGGCCCAGCTGCACTATTTGCATGGATGATAGGAGCATTTATAGTATTAGTTCTTGGATTATGCTTTTCTGAAATAGCATCTATATATCCATTAAGAGGTTTATCTGCAATTATTACAACCATATCCCATAATAGATTTTTTGGATTTCCATTTGCTATAGCTAATTGGTTAGGTATAGTTGCTGTTATTGCATTAGAAGCTGATGCTGCTGTACAATATTTGATAAATATATTCCCACAGTTTACAAATTTATTATTTTTAAATAATCATCTTACTATTTATGGAAATATACTTTCAGCCATACTAGTTTTATTCTTTTCAGCTATTAACTTTTTGGGAGTATCATTATTAGCAAAAACTAATAATATAATTACAGTAATTAAATTGTTTATTCCTATAATGGTTATTGTGATTTTAGGATATACAGTATTTCATAAAGATAATTTTACTGCCGTTAATAATACTATTATGCCTTATGGATTTTCATCAGTAATTAAAACTATTTTAATAGCTGGAATAATAGTTTCATTTAATGGTTTTCAGTCAATTATTTCTTTCTCTAGTGAAATAAAAAATCCTAGTAAGACTATTCCAATTTCAATTTCAATTTCAATTGTAGTTTGTTTAATAATTTATTTACTAATACAAACCGTATTTATTGGTGCATTGCCAACAAATATGATCCATAATGGTTGGCATAGTCTATCTATGGCTGCACCAATGATAGATTTATTATCAATGATTGGGCTTGGTTTTTTATCTATAATTATTTACGTTGGTTCAACAGCAACACCAGTAGGTACAGCAATAAATTTTACTGGAGCGTCATCTAGAATGTTTACTGCAATGTCTAGAGAAGGCCAAGTTCCACGATACTTTGATGATGTTCATCCTAAATATAAAGTTTCAAGAAAGTCATTAATATTTAATACTATTATAGCTATGTCCTTTATATTTCTGTTTAAAAGCTGGAAAAATTTAGCAGAAGTTCTTAGCATTTTTCATATATTATCATATCTTACTGTACCATTAGCAATGATTGTTTTCAGAAGAGAAAAATCAAAATCTGAATATGGATTTTATATGCCTTTTGGTATATTCATTTGTTATGCTTTATTTGCAGTATTTAACTATCTTATAGGTTTTTCAAGTGTTTATATTGTTTTTTACTCATCAATTGTAGTAGTTATTTTTGAAGTAATATTTATACTTTTAAATATAAAGTCTAATTTAGAAGAAATAAAAACACATATTTTTTCTGCAATAATTCTAATTATTTATATTTTACTTTTACCTGTAATTAGCTATTTAAATAAAATTTTACCTGATTTTCAATTTGTTATATTCATTGTAATATTTTCGAGTTTTTTCCTTTATATTATGACTAAATCTGAATAA